From a region of the Paraburkholderia caribensis genome:
- a CDS encoding DoxX family protein: MMQQWRMTMALNTASFESALATIVAVLFTVAGLVNLAGPGAVKRDFARWGYPAWFHFLCGALELSSAALIAEQQTRVLGLMLAGAIMVGALFTLLRNREPFGHLAPALIFSALVVITVTLRG; the protein is encoded by the coding sequence ATGATGCAGCAATGGCGCATGACGATGGCGTTAAACACTGCATCTTTCGAATCGGCTCTCGCGACGATCGTGGCGGTTCTGTTCACGGTTGCTGGCCTGGTCAATCTCGCGGGACCCGGCGCGGTGAAGCGCGACTTTGCGCGCTGGGGTTACCCGGCATGGTTTCATTTTCTCTGTGGCGCACTCGAACTGTCGAGCGCGGCACTTATTGCTGAACAACAAACCCGAGTCTTAGGTCTGATGCTGGCCGGTGCGATCATGGTCGGCGCGCTCTTCACGTTGCTACGAAATCGAGAGCCGTTCGGGCATCTCGCCCCCGCGTTGATCTTCTCGGCTCTCGTTGTGATTACTGTGACGCTCCGCGGTTGA
- a CDS encoding lytic transglycosylase domain-containing protein, which produces MSTRLQRASRALGSALAVVTLVMSGPALARHPTPSAPLSVDDQIFIKLRDAARDNDPARAARLASLIPNYPAPAYLSYFQIKPRLFTGAGHPNPDAPDAPVLSFLQRYDGQAIADRLRNDYLRVLGARHDWPTFDSQYARFVLDDDAQVKCYALESRLARGENVADAARAQLVDSKWYGDGCVDLITALYRNQQFGSDDVWQLIRQGYEQGATTTAGRLVDALGAARPDPRLLEQATNQPRLLLAKGIPLDSASHQLALLAITQLAAGDPQAAEATFTVIAPSLSLAERAIGWGTIAYQAAIRQLPGAVNWYRLSANAPLSSQAYEWRTRSALLAGDWTMVRWSIEQMPAALRAQPAWVYWYARALKQSGDVMAADQAFRTIAANYTFYGQLASEALGGQIVIPPQTRVTDEEVERASRIPGFELAKRFYALNLRTEGNREWNWQLRGMTDRQLIAVAEYARRIELYDRAVSTADRTQAEHDFSLRYLTPFRAIVERDTRSTGFDVGWAYGLIRQESRFIINARSEVGAGGLMQVMPNTAEMVAKKIGLGTISRARLNELDTNILLGTYYLSMIYNQLDRSAVLATAGYNAGPGRPRRWQANLPRPVEGAIFAETIPFNETRDYVKNVLSNTVYYAALFDGHPQSLTERLGQIEPR; this is translated from the coding sequence ATGTCCACACGACTTCAACGGGCGTCTCGCGCGCTCGGCTCTGCCCTTGCCGTCGTGACACTGGTCATGTCCGGCCCGGCGCTAGCCAGACATCCGACCCCAAGCGCCCCGCTATCCGTCGACGATCAGATTTTCATCAAGCTGCGTGACGCTGCGCGCGACAACGATCCTGCGCGCGCAGCGCGCCTCGCAAGCCTGATTCCGAATTATCCGGCGCCCGCTTATCTCAGCTATTTCCAGATCAAGCCACGTCTGTTCACCGGCGCAGGGCATCCAAATCCCGACGCACCGGACGCGCCGGTGCTGTCCTTCCTGCAACGCTACGACGGACAGGCGATCGCCGACCGTCTGCGCAACGACTACCTTCGCGTGCTCGGGGCTCGGCACGACTGGCCCACTTTCGATTCGCAATATGCGAGGTTCGTTCTCGACGACGACGCGCAGGTGAAGTGCTATGCGCTCGAGTCCCGTCTTGCGCGAGGTGAAAATGTGGCGGACGCGGCGCGGGCCCAGCTCGTGGACTCGAAGTGGTACGGTGACGGATGCGTCGATCTGATCACTGCGCTCTACCGTAACCAGCAGTTCGGTTCGGACGACGTGTGGCAGCTGATTCGCCAGGGCTATGAACAGGGCGCGACGACGACGGCCGGAAGACTGGTCGATGCGCTGGGCGCGGCGCGACCGGACCCGCGGCTCCTCGAGCAGGCAACGAACCAGCCACGTCTGCTGCTCGCAAAAGGCATCCCGCTGGATTCGGCGTCTCATCAACTCGCGTTGCTCGCCATCACACAGTTGGCGGCCGGCGACCCGCAGGCCGCCGAGGCCACCTTCACCGTCATCGCGCCGTCGCTCAGCCTGGCGGAACGGGCTATCGGTTGGGGCACGATTGCCTATCAGGCGGCGATCAGGCAGCTGCCGGGCGCGGTGAACTGGTATCGGCTGTCGGCGAACGCGCCCCTGTCGAGTCAAGCCTACGAATGGCGCACGCGCAGCGCGCTGCTGGCCGGAGATTGGACCATGGTGCGCTGGTCGATCGAGCAGATGCCGGCCGCGCTGCGCGCCCAACCCGCATGGGTCTACTGGTACGCACGCGCGTTGAAGCAGAGCGGCGACGTGATGGCAGCCGACCAGGCATTCCGGACGATCGCGGCTAACTACACCTTCTATGGTCAGTTGGCCTCCGAGGCGCTTGGCGGGCAGATCGTGATCCCGCCGCAGACCCGCGTAACCGACGAGGAAGTTGAACGCGCCAGCCGGATACCAGGCTTTGAACTGGCAAAACGCTTTTATGCGCTAAATCTGCGCACCGAGGGCAACCGTGAGTGGAACTGGCAACTGCGCGGCATGACTGACCGACAGTTGATCGCTGTCGCAGAGTACGCGCGCCGCATCGAGCTTTATGATCGGGCGGTCAGCACTGCAGACAGGACGCAGGCGGAACACGATTTTTCGCTGCGCTACCTGACGCCGTTCCGCGCGATTGTAGAACGCGACACGCGGTCCACCGGGTTCGACGTCGGATGGGCATATGGCCTCATTCGCCAGGAGTCGCGCTTTATTATCAATGCGCGCTCCGAGGTGGGCGCGGGCGGCCTGATGCAGGTGATGCCGAACACCGCTGAGATGGTCGCCAAGAAGATCGGGCTCGGAACGATCTCGCGGGCGAGGTTGAACGAACTCGACACGAACATTCTGCTCGGCACGTACTATCTGTCGATGATCTACAACCAGCTTGACCGTTCTGCCGTGCTCGCGACGGCCGGCTACAATGCCGGCCCTGGACGCCCGCGCAGGTGGCAGGCCAACCTGCCTCGCCCAGTGGAGGGCGCAATTTTCGCAGAAACCATTCCGTTCAACGAAACCCGCGACTACGTCAAGAATGTGTTGTCGAATACGGTTTACTACGCAGCGCTGTTCGATGGCCACCCGCAATCGCTGACGGAGCGGCTTGGCCAGATCGAGCCACGATGA
- a CDS encoding methyl-accepting chemotaxis protein: MNFSNMKLGVKLIGAFVLISIISAIVSGIGVRNMALISGNADRTYRQDLVGLNQIQQANGDVLRVGTYLRNAILASSAEARNTEIEKAEKGLASAREHLTQAEPLVYSEKGKAIFSDLDKSWEDFVQAFNEMKAQIKAAGPQEKDSLTQYLLNEYHHKGYKTLVLMGDLVKVKQADAQTTAADNDQVYDQGRDVMLILVAISVVTGVGIGVWLTRAITRQLGTEPGTAAALAQSVAAGDLTVHIDLRSGDTSSLMASMKAMRDSLTRVVSDVRENAEGVATASGEIAQGNLDLSSRTEEQAASLEETASSMEELTATVRHNTDNAKQAATLAGTASNVAQRGGEIVGRVVETMHDISESSTKMSEIIGVIEGIAFQTNILALNAAVEAARAGEQGRGFAVVAGEVRTLAQRSATAAKEIKELISDSVSRVDAGSSLVEEAGSAINEVVTSVKRVTDIVGEISSASHEQSTGIEQVNQAVSQMDQVTQQNAALVEEASAAAQSMAEQAQRLRTSVAFFKVEGGQTMSRAEMLPKKQPKPATRSTSARSAVASSLVSARSATAATGDNAAQWQTF, encoded by the coding sequence ATGAATTTCAGCAACATGAAACTCGGCGTCAAACTTATCGGCGCCTTCGTCCTTATTTCCATAATCAGCGCCATCGTTAGTGGGATTGGCGTGCGTAATATGGCGCTGATAAGTGGAAACGCAGACAGGACCTACCGACAGGACCTTGTCGGGCTTAACCAGATCCAGCAGGCAAACGGCGACGTGCTCAGAGTCGGCACCTATTTGCGTAACGCGATCCTGGCGTCATCGGCTGAGGCGCGCAATACCGAAATCGAAAAGGCGGAGAAAGGTCTGGCCTCAGCACGCGAGCACCTGACGCAGGCTGAACCGCTTGTGTACAGCGAAAAAGGTAAGGCGATTTTTTCGGACCTCGACAAGAGCTGGGAAGACTTCGTCCAGGCATTCAACGAGATGAAAGCCCAGATCAAGGCGGCCGGACCGCAAGAAAAGGATAGCCTGACTCAATACTTGTTGAACGAGTACCACCACAAGGGATACAAAACGCTCGTCCTGATGGGCGACCTCGTTAAGGTTAAACAGGCAGACGCACAGACGACCGCCGCCGACAATGACCAGGTGTATGACCAGGGTCGCGATGTGATGCTTATTCTGGTGGCAATTTCTGTGGTAACCGGCGTCGGCATCGGTGTCTGGCTAACGCGCGCTATCACGCGTCAACTGGGAACTGAGCCTGGAACAGCTGCAGCATTGGCGCAGAGCGTAGCCGCAGGTGACCTTACCGTGCATATCGACCTTCGATCAGGCGATACATCCAGCCTTATGGCATCGATGAAGGCTATGCGCGACTCCCTGACGCGTGTCGTTTCCGATGTGCGCGAAAACGCCGAAGGTGTAGCGACGGCGAGCGGGGAAATCGCGCAAGGCAATCTGGACCTCTCAAGCCGTACAGAGGAACAGGCAGCGTCACTGGAAGAGACAGCATCCAGCATGGAAGAACTCACGGCTACAGTCCGTCACAACACGGACAACGCAAAGCAGGCTGCTACCCTCGCGGGCACGGCGTCGAACGTCGCGCAACGCGGCGGCGAGATTGTGGGGCGTGTAGTCGAGACGATGCATGACATTTCCGAGAGCTCGACCAAAATGTCCGAAATTATTGGCGTGATCGAGGGCATCGCCTTCCAGACCAACATCCTGGCATTGAACGCAGCGGTTGAAGCGGCTCGCGCAGGCGAACAGGGGCGCGGATTTGCCGTCGTAGCCGGCGAAGTCCGTACGCTTGCACAGCGCAGCGCCACGGCAGCCAAGGAAATCAAGGAACTGATTTCCGACTCCGTTAGCCGGGTGGACGCCGGCTCAAGTCTGGTCGAGGAAGCGGGTAGCGCGATCAACGAAGTCGTGACGTCTGTGAAACGTGTGACGGACATCGTGGGTGAAATTTCCTCAGCTTCACACGAGCAGAGCACTGGCATCGAACAAGTGAATCAGGCGGTCAGCCAGATGGACCAGGTGACCCAGCAAAACGCTGCACTGGTGGAAGAAGCGTCGGCCGCTGCGCAATCAATGGCGGAACAGGCCCAACGCCTGCGCACATCGGTTGCGTTCTTCAAGGTCGAAGGCGGACAGACTATGTCCCGCGCAGAGATGCTTCCAAAAAAGCAGCCGAAGCCGGCAACTCGAAGCACTAGCGCACGCTCCGCAGTCGCATCAAGTCTTGTCAGTGCGCGCAGCGCAACCGCCGCCACTGGCGACAACGCTGCGCAATGGCAGACATTCTGA